The genomic interval CCCCCTCAGCCCACACCACCTCCAAACCTTAAGCACTGACAGTTAGTGCTGTGCCAGTATAGTTAAAACTTCCTTCTGTCTATGTCAACACCTTGGAATCATTGGGGGAGAGttttttttgacatttactTATTTCCTTGCCTACTTTTGAagaacctgatttttttttccaagagcaCTGTAGTGGTAACGCTATTTGGAAAGAAGTAGTAGCAAACGTGtatgatctttttttctgtctcgTCTCTCTGCTTGTATAATTTGAGTTAAAGACAGGGTCTCCTATAgtttacttcccccccccagcattgtgggaaaacatttttctcatgaaaagGGCAAAGACTAAACAAACCTTCAGAAAGAATTCCACTAATTTGGGAGATTTTGTAAAAGATTAGgaactgatttaaaataatgagcGTTCTCATCCCataaatatatagatatagGTATATTTAGCGCAGAATCAATAGGAACATAGAGACTACTTCTTACCTAAGTCTGAAGTGTTCTTGagctttattcattttaattaattttataaagtaGGTGACATTAATGAATTTTCAGTACTACTCTGAATAAGCTTAAATGTCTTCAGTTTCACGTAACTctgtagaaaggaaaataaaggtgAGAAAAGTGGTACAAGTGGGTGGGCAGCATTTGCGAAATTGGATGCCAGAATGTTGATTGCCTTCCTTGGAGCAAAGCTAGTCCAGAGAGACTCTCTGGAGCGAGCAGCTGTGCTCCGTGTAAGATCTGCCTCGCGAAAAATCTAAGGGCCGGGTTTTCCTTTTGCCTAGCGGGTGTGAGTAAGGTGTACTATATAACAAACAACCTTACCAGAATCATGTAGAATTACGTACTTTGGTGATGTTCATGGTATGGTTTTTGATTTCTCCCCTGCTACTGTGTCCCCATACTTCTTCGGGATCCATCATGATAGTTACAAAGGAGAGAAATTCTTAATTAAATGCTGCCACCTAGGTTTTGTGGTTATAGGTGAGTGAAGTGCATTAACCTTAATCGAAGAACTGctcttgaaatttttttttctttttaacgtATTTTGgtaattctgtttcttccaaCTCCCCGTGCTCAACTTTTAGGGGTTCCTGCCTCTCCAGGGCAAGGGGGGGATGAACGCGTGCGCCAGCCACCCCGCACGGGCTGCCCCTCCGGCCGCTCTCCTCTGGAAAACTGCCTTTACCCACTTCCGTCACGTACGCGAACGCAGGAAAACGTCGGGAGACCGAACCCCCCCGGTTTGGGTGCAGCGCTGGCCGCCCGACGAGGAGGCCTCGAacccccggccgccccgcctCAGGCGCCTCCTCGTCACGTGCGAGGGCCGGGGGTGCCCTCTCGGCCAATCAGCGCGGCGGGTTTCCGCCGGAAGTTAAAACAGCTCCCCGCCCTTCCGCCCGGCTGCCCCGCTGGTTGCCATGACGGCGCGCCGCGGCGCTCCGCGGGCGAGATGGCGGCCGGGCGGGCtggccgcggcggccccgcggcaCCGCCTGCCTCTTGTCGTCCGCAGGCGTCCCTGCagcggggcgcggggctggcggcggccgcggcggagGCGGAGGAGCGTGGCGGGCGGCGGCGAGCTGCCAGGCTGCGGGCCGCGCTGGAGGGCGAGCGGCGGCTGGAGGAGGCCGCGCTGCGGGTAAGAGGGGCCGGCCCGGAGCCCCGCCGGGctctgcgtgtgtgtgcgcgAACGCAGACCCGCGGGTCCGGCCGGGTGAGGGCCGAGGAGAGGCGGTCCCGCCGTTGGGAGAGCTCCACCCGGCTCTCCCTTAGGAAGCTTTTCACCTTCAGAAATTACGTACTGACTACGCAGCCTCGCAGTTTGTTTGCCTCCAAATGCGCCTGCAGGTGCGCGGAGGAGAGTTGTTACGGAAATTGTTTGTTCTGATTAggcagaagagagcagaaaacagagagCGCTGCAGCTGGAGCAAGAAGAAAGGCTGGCGGCTGAGCTGGCAAGGCTGAACCGCGAGAAACTTAAAGATGAAAAGATGAGGCAACAAGTAAGAGAGAACAGGTAACACTTCAAAACTCTCACTACATCACTGAACTAGCTGTTACTGTAAATCAGTCCCAACTCTGAACAGCCTATGTATGGAAGTAGTCAGTCATCTGTGTAGCtcctgcttgttttttcttgatCACGTTTTGGACTGAACCGTAGGTGCAGTAAGATTGTAGCACGAGATGTTTTCAGTCGATGGAGAGGAAGTTTTAGTATGCTAAAATCGGgtacataatttattttttagaataGGCTTGTACAGCAGAGAAGATTGTAACTGGAAAGAACGCAGGAAAAGGTATATTTTGAGAAGTGCTTAGGAGAAGGCTGTGATCGAAGGGGTTGCTCCAGATATCAGTGAACACTATCAGAAAAGTGTGTTGGAGGTGAATGCAAGTCAAacgaggggaagggaggaggtgtGACATCTGAACAGTGTGAGGTGATCCAAGTTATGTGGAGACAAGACAGGCTTTGTGAAAATTGTAGCAGAAGCGGAAAGGAATCTGACCTGgaaggaaaagttattttaagatcAAGgtatgtgtcgtggtttaagcccagctggtaaaAAGGCACCATGCACctgctcgctcgctcccccTGCTTCCCCAGCCAGCCACGGTggaatgaggagaaaatataaaggcaggctcgtgggtcgggttaaggactgggagggatcactccccacttatggtcacgggcaaaagacaggctcaacttggggaagaaacaaaatcaatttaatttactacaaatcaaatcaaaacaaggatattgggaagtaaaaccaaaccttagaacaccttccccccagccctccctccttcccggctcaactccactcccggttctctccacctcctcccctcagcggcgcagggggacggggaatggcggttggggtcagctccccacaccttgtctctgccgctccttcctcctcagggggacactcctcactcgtcccctgctccgccgtggggtccctcccaggggagacagtcctccacgaacttctccaacgtgactcctttctgcgggctgcagttcctcacaaacttccctggcgtgggtcctttccgcgggccgatcttcagcCACGCGccgctccagcgcgggctttcccatggagtcccggccatcgtggggggcctccgctcccccgctcccctccacgggctgggggggacagctgccctctcaccacgggctgcgggggcaccAACCTCCTCAGGggcccctcctccccctccttcttccctgacctcgggatccgcagaggggttcctctcacgtTCCAATCCCCCCGCTCACTACCGGTTCCCCTTCGGAAAtccgttctcccagaggcgcgaccgccatcgctgacgggctcggccttggccggcggcgggcccCACTTGGAGCCGcggaagcttctagcagcttctcacaggagccgccCCTGCGGCTCactcccccgctaccaaaaaaaccaaccgcACCACACAAACCCGTAACGGTATggtaaaaagttaattttaagcAAACTTTGTCAATAAGAGAAAAACTCTCTGATCCATTTTCGTTTTGAATATATGCTTATTTATATGTACACTTACACATATCTATAAGCACATGTGTTTATATAAGTacacatgtatttatatacTTAGATGTAAAGTATGCAAAACTATTGATAGtatatttacaaatacagattttgaaacaggttttgttttcgGCTTTTTTATTAGAGCagtatttttaatctaaaattgagtttttccctgaaaaatatgtatttttcaattGTGCTTAAATAGTGATCGAAATTTCCTTTTTAggataaatttcttttttttcccccccagtcTTGAACTTCGAGAGttagaaaaaaagctaaaatccGCTTATATGAATAAAGAGCGAGCTGCGCAGATTGCTGAAAAAGAAGCTATACAGTATGAGAAGATGGTAATTAGCTTCACAGTGCATCCCTGTACCTGAGTGCTGTAACTCCTTGTATGGATTGTGCTgaagttttttcctttgaagctgACCTTTTTATCTAAAATAGTGTTAGGTTTAAGCATTCAGTATTcattgaaaatatgttttgtgtTATGAAGGACTAATTAGCCGGTAATAACCAGCTATAAGAAAAAGGTTTACTTTGCCATTGCAATCAAAATAGTAGTAAATTAAGCTGTATGAATGgatatagtttttattttactgcttttgttgTACTTTTCCAAGTTAAAACTGTGATACGCTTTGTACAGTAACTGCTTATGGGACTGAGTCCTTACCTCAGAAGCAGATTGTTGAAAATGttactattattaaaaatatatctgaataACTTCAGAAAGAACTGTCAACTTCTATTTATGTATAGAATAATATTGGTGATCAGGCAGGTGATTCCGATTATGTTAATGTTTTATACGAAATTCAGTTTATGCAAACTGCTGTAAAGACAACACATTTATTGAAGATGTTCTACATAGTTAAATCACGTTCCAGTCATTAGGCCAACGTGAGCTCATTTCACTCATGCCAAATGCTCTACTTTGTCTTCATTCAATATATAGCTTCCTTTAAGTATTGTTAGTTCTCCTCAGGTTGTTTAGCTATTGAGGGTTCTCTTCCAAGGGTTCTACTTACTGAATTAAGGTATTAAGCATGTTAAGGCACTATAGTTATAGATTGAGGtggaaaacattctttttttgtaatgtgGTAAAttatactgtgtattttttcattacaagTTGTTTTAGCAGAGTAAAAAGGAATattgtattgctttttttccactatAGAAATGTGAGGGTGAAATAGCCCAAAAGATGAAGGAAGAGTACGAAAGggtaataaaagaagaaagttctGCAGAACTGAGGcgaaacaaggagaaaataatgtaCCACCAAGAACTGGAGAAACAGCTTGAAGAacaagagaggaagaagcaggatGCTTATGAAGAGTTTCTAAAAGAGAAACTCATGATTGATGAAATAGTAAGAAAGATCTATGAGGAAGATGAAATGTTAgttactttgaatttttattatttattaatttaaaacaaaacaactttcatAATTCCGTACAGAAAACTAATTTGTATACATTTATTTCATAGGCTAAGGCCCGTTTTAGTTTTCCTTGGTCACATTTTAGTAACAAGAGACTGACTTGCGTGGATTTTGCTGTTTAAACATCAGAATGTTCTTGTTATTCCAGTCAATCTCGTGTCCTGGTTCCCCAAATATGAAATCCAGTTTATTTCAAGGAGTGCTTCCATTGGGCCCATCATGCTGGAAATGACTGCGTATCACAGATTTCTGCCTTGCCTCATGTCCCTGCCTCTTCATAAGATGTGTTGTATGCCTGTCTTATGGACAGGGATAGGAAAGGAGGTTTCTGAGGGCAGGGTGGTAGTGGGGGAAGAGTttagtataaataaattaaaagtttagAAGATTCTGGTGCCACTGGGCTTCCTTctcttcttatttctgttttgatggAGCACGTATAAAATGGAGTAGTAGTGAATAGCTGTGTCTATAGCCTGTCCTGAAGAAAGGTGTTAGACATGAGATTCCCTTTTTGGGGGAATTCattaataagtatttttaatttaggtaCCTAGTTTCCAGCTGAATGGGTAAGGAAAGTCATGTCAATCTTAGTCTCTGGAATATACTGTTAATGATGAGCATATGGGCTGTTTAACTTTGCTCTGCAGTatgttaaataattatttaaacatttttttccatcttctatAGGGAAAAACAACTGAAGTTAGATAAAATGAGAGCAACTCAGACATATattgaagaatttaaaaaagaacaagctatctggaggagaaggaaacaggaagaGATGGAAGAAGAACATAAGAAAATTATGGAGTTTGCCAACATTCAGCGACAAAGAGAAGAAGATCGGATGGCTAAAGTTCGAGAcgctgaggagaaaaaacaaagacttcaaAGCATGGTATCAAAAATTGAAATTGTAGGAAAAACTATTGTACATTCTTATCTTTTATTTAGAAGTCTTTCCTTCTTGTAATAGATTGCCCAGAATCTGGAAAGAGAACAACAGAAGCGTGAAGAACTGGAACAAAGCCGCCAAGAGCTGTATCTGGAAGAAcaagcagagacagaaaggaagaaggagatgGTAAGTGCTGGCAGGTAGATAAACTAGTACCTGTGCATTGGGGGCTGGGGTGGAACATTTCATGTTCCCTGGACTTCTCCTGCAGATACACATATGGATATTTTGGTACTTGTCAGATACCAGGTTTTTTTATATGTCGTATGTATCTTATGTGTACCTGTGCATAAACTATTAAGGGAAAATGCAAGTGGAGAGGAATATTGCAAGTTTGCCATAATTCCTGTAGAACATTTAGGTTAGCTGAGCTGGTCTGGATGaaacttttataaaataaaaatagtagtGTATATGCAGGAAAACATATCATTTATGGAGCACTTGTAGCTATGGGTAGACTAATCTAATTTAAACAGACCAGATATGAAAAtctaaagagaaaatgaaaccattttgaATTGCTGATctagaaaaataagtaataaagTGAACGCAGGGTACAGTATTTTATATAGTCTTTCTCTGTCCCTTCACTTCTTCTGATGTCTTTGTGATGGAGCAGCACTCCTTCAGTCTTTGGACGTTGTCACTGGAGTTGTGATGCTTAAAGAACGTTTAGTGAGAGTATATCCCACGTGCAATTCCTTCTGCACCTGAGGATGCTCTTCAGAGGCCACATAACTCCCATTTCCACAACTTTTCCGCTAACAATGCTGGCAGGGTTGTTCATGGACCAGTATGTGTTGGATTggattttttccatgctttggATTTGCTAAGTCTGCAGCATTATTTGTGACTTTGGGATGTTTTTGAGGGATTCCTTGAGCCCATTTTGGTCAGCGAGCTGTCTCAAAGCAAAAAGCTTAATTCTGACATGGTTTTACATGTATTAAATGAATTTGAATTGTTTTCAATTCTGTTCTGGCACAAAGTGTCGATTTCCAACACTATTTCCTAAATGTTCTTAGTCAGACAAGTAGTTTGTATATTAGCTTAGTTTTTGGAGGGAAAATTCTGTCCTTT from Aquila chrysaetos chrysaetos chromosome 5, bAquChr1.4, whole genome shotgun sequence carries:
- the MNS1 gene encoding meiosis-specific nuclear structural protein 1, whose protein sequence is MAAGRAGRGGPAAPPASCRPQASLQRGAGLAAAAAEAEERGGRRRAARLRAALEGERRLEEAALRAEESRKQRALQLEQEERLAAELARLNREKLKDEKMRQQVRENSLELRELEKKLKSAYMNKERAAQIAEKEAIQYEKMKCEGEIAQKMKEEYERVIKEESSAELRRNKEKIMYHQELEKQLEEQERKKQDAYEEFLKEKLMIDEIVRKIYEEDEMEKQLKLDKMRATQTYIEEFKKEQAIWRRRKQEEMEEEHKKIMEFANIQRQREEDRMAKVRDAEEKKQRLQSMIAQNLEREQQKREELEQSRQELYLEEQAETERKKEMAEIEKRIKQRLDLRQTYEEQFALKKVVQQAMQEEEEAFRQQMLAKFAEDDRIEQMNAQKQRMKQLEHRRAVEKLIEDRHKQFIADKERELEDRQLEERRQENICAIVEEERQKLLKEHASKLLGYLPRGTLKDEDDINMLGEEFRLAYQKRRGNAFSEKS